A genomic window from Triticum urartu cultivar G1812 chromosome 7, Tu2.1, whole genome shotgun sequence includes:
- the LOC125522376 gene encoding zinc finger MYM-type protein 1-like yields the protein MEHGLTFSRVRGQGYDGASNMKGHVNVLKKLIMDESPSAYYVHCFAHQLQLSLVAVAKENCDCVLFFQQLANLLNVLGMSCKKIRMLRVAQAERIIQALELEEIETGKGMNQEMGLSRPGDTRWGSHHKTIMHILRMYPSIRLVLIKISKDQTQSNEAMLAETMLTYFESFDFVFMAHLLQTIFGHTDDLSRALQKKDQDIVNAIELIHLTKIQLQLLRDDGGWETFLEEVTSYCVKDKVRVPQMGGQYKPPGRPSRFYKNLTNLHHFHVQMFLALIDRQLRELGDRFDEVNTELLHCMGSFSPVNSFAAYDKENLVKLAHLYPLGFTEEDLMHIPYQLTHFITDMRRDERFRKVKNIVDLSIMLVETNKSVTYNLV from the coding sequence ATGGAACATGGTTTGACCTTCTCTAGAGTACGTGGGCAAGGATACGATGGTGCCAGCAACATGAAGGGTCATGTCAATGTCCTAAAGAAACTAATTATGGATGAGTCCCCTTCTGCCTATTATGTGCATTGTTTTGCTCATCAACTTCAGTTATCTCTAGTTGCTGTTGCTAAGGAGAACTGTGATTGTGTTTTGTTCTTTCAACAACTTGCTAATCTTTTGAATGTTCTTGGGATGTCTTGTAAGAAGATTAGAATGCTTCGTGTGGCTCAAGCTGAACGGATTATTCAAGCATTGGAATTGGAGGAAATTGAAACTGGTAAAGGCATGAATCAAGAGATGGGTTTGAGTAGGCCGGGTGACACTCGTTGGGGATCTCACCACAAAACTATCATGCATATTCTCCGCATGTATCCATCAATCCGGCTAGTTCTCATCAAGATATCTAAAGATCAAACTCAAAGCAATGAGGCTATGCTTGCTGAAACCATGTTGACATATTTTGAGTCATTTGACTTTGTTTTCATGGCACACTTGTTGCAAACCATATTTGGGCACACCGATGACTTAAGTCGTGCTTTGCAAAAGAAAGATCAAGACATTGTTAATGCCATTGAACTCATTCATTTGACAAAGATTCAATTGCAGTTGTTGAGAGATGATGGTGGATGGGAAACTTTTCTTGAAGAGGTTACTTCTTATTGTGTCAAGGATAAAGTCAGAGTTCCTCAAATGGGTGGTCAGTACAAGCCTCCTGGAAGACCCTCAAGATTCTACAAAAATCTCACGAATCTCCACCACTTCCATGTTCAGATGTTTTTGGCTCTTATTGATAGGCAACTTCGAGAGCTTGGAGATAGATTTGATGAGGTAAACACCGAATTACTTCATTGCATGGGATCATTCAGTCCGGTTAATTCTTTTGCTGCTTATGATAAGGAAAACTTGGTTAAGCTTGCACATCTTTATCCTTTGGGTTTCACGGAGGAAGATTTGATGCATATTCCATATCAACTTACACACTTCATTACTGATATGCGTAGAGATGAGAGGTTTAGAAAGGTGAAAAATATAGTTGACCTTTCTATTATGCTTGTTGAGACAAACAAGAGTGTCACTTATAACCTTGTTTAG